A region of Fibrobacter succinogenes subsp. succinogenes S85 DNA encodes the following proteins:
- the nagZ gene encoding beta-N-acetylhexosaminidase — translation MFYKKHAIASILGCVAALSLVACGDDSSSGPSPEESAIQKMSIREKVGQMFFVRPEALDTTIHWNEYAELPNYKLEQVNKTMLAVNKNYPIGGMILYAHNIVDETQLGNFIAEIRELNGSPLLAIDEEGGRVARIANNENFDVPKYESMAAIAESDDPEEAYKAAFTIGTYVKKYGFDIDYAPVADVNTNPDNIVIGPRAFSDDPETAAKFVVSYLNGLESAGVIGTLKHFPGHGDVSTDTHYGYASTDKTWDEMLKCEMIPFKAGIKAGAQMIMTAHIAAPKVSGDDLPATLSSVILQDKLRGELGFDGVIVTDAMDMGAITKQFSNAEAAIKSIQAGVDVVLCSREFTQVFDAVVKAVKKGEIKESRIDESVKRILKLKKSK, via the coding sequence ATGTTTTACAAAAAGCACGCCATTGCAAGTATCCTTGGATGTGTAGCGGCACTTTCTCTTGTCGCCTGCGGTGATGACAGTTCGAGCGGGCCTTCGCCTGAAGAATCCGCCATCCAGAAAATGTCCATCCGCGAAAAAGTCGGGCAGATGTTCTTTGTGCGCCCGGAAGCATTGGATACAACCATCCACTGGAACGAATACGCGGAGCTCCCCAATTACAAGCTAGAGCAAGTCAACAAGACCATGCTCGCAGTCAACAAGAACTACCCTATCGGCGGCATGATTCTTTATGCGCACAACATTGTCGATGAAACCCAGCTTGGAAACTTCATCGCTGAAATTAGGGAACTGAACGGTTCACCGCTCCTCGCCATTGACGAAGAAGGCGGTCGCGTCGCGCGCATTGCCAACAACGAAAATTTTGATGTGCCTAAATACGAAAGCATGGCCGCCATCGCAGAAAGTGACGACCCGGAAGAGGCTTACAAAGCCGCATTTACCATCGGGACTTACGTCAAGAAATACGGTTTCGACATTGACTACGCTCCTGTTGCGGACGTGAACACGAATCCAGACAACATCGTTATCGGTCCGCGCGCGTTCTCGGACGACCCGGAAACCGCTGCCAAGTTTGTAGTGAGCTATTTGAATGGTCTTGAATCCGCAGGCGTCATCGGCACACTCAAGCATTTCCCAGGGCATGGCGACGTGAGCACAGACACGCATTACGGTTATGCTTCAACGGACAAAACATGGGACGAAATGCTTAAATGCGAAATGATCCCGTTCAAAGCGGGAATCAAGGCTGGCGCCCAGATGATTATGACAGCGCACATTGCCGCCCCGAAAGTATCCGGCGATGATTTACCGGCAACGTTATCATCGGTTATTTTGCAGGATAAGCTCCGCGGCGAGCTCGGTTTTGACGGAGTTATCGTGACCGACGCCATGGACATGGGCGCCATCACCAAGCAATTCAGCAATGCCGAAGCGGCGATCAAGTCCATCCAGGCTGGCGTCGATGTGGTGCTTTGTTCCAGAGAATTCACGCAGGTTTTTGATGCCGTTGTCAAGGCTGTCAAAAAAGGCGAAATCAAGGAATCGCGCATCGACGAAAGCGTCAAGCGAATCTTGAAGCTAAAGAAAAGCAAATAA
- the yidD gene encoding membrane protein insertion efficiency factor YidD gives MWQKLKNALVAALIAPIRLYQLVHPYFFHGVCRFQPTCSNYAIEALRLHGPIKGFYLAVFRVLRCNPFCKGGYDPVPLPKDKK, from the coding sequence ATGTGGCAGAAGCTTAAAAATGCCCTGGTGGCGGCTTTGATTGCCCCCATCCGTCTATACCAACTGGTACACCCCTATTTTTTTCATGGGGTCTGTAGATTCCAGCCTACGTGTTCAAACTACGCAATTGAAGCTTTACGCCTACACGGGCCTATCAAAGGTTTCTATCTTGCGGTTTTTAGAGTCTTAAGATGCAACCCCTTCTGCAAGGGCGGATATGATCCCGTTCCGCTCCCTAAGGATAAAAAATGA
- a CDS encoding YidC/Oxa1 family insertase periplasmic-domain containing protein yields the protein MNKNTLIGSILIAVIVIWWMAVNNANAEAQAAARAAQAKAKTEKQVAADSAKSLVIPSKTPEIKAAPVLGGTDERRETKDESVDSAKVAPKAEIAERSVTVETDKFIMTLTNKGAKVKSIIVKALPDSTGKFPELIQDTTLGAFDLKLDNADLSEAMFELGNTPAKIVVNDSAKVQFAFQDANGNQVIRSYGFTKEGPAVRQENKFIGFQPTAYELAWKGGLKETEDIPKSKGIMGIGGGGTYYFSEVVFNDRYSVEREMPREQASFNATEGKIVWAGLRRKYVAMTVQFDEAVPAVLKTKPMKVEDSEVDPGTYKLTIADDFRGAQSLSYDLMILPLKWDELSALNKDYEKIIVSGWSWCGADVWFVWICKMLLKLLNLFYSIIPNYGVAIILVTLIVRGVTTPFTVKQIKSTRGMAALKPQLDEINVKYRTDPQKKQAAMMELYSKNNINPLASCTGGCLPMLIQMPIFMGLFFVLGRAIELRGAPAFLWISDLSRSDVVWNGISIPIIMPSGLAILPWLMVATTYFQTKVTMGANAGMDPAQQKMMVWMMPAMMLLFSAVMPSGLVLYWIIGNIWSIAQYKYIYSKFPPVNGNKPAASSKLKGKNVKDAEIVK from the coding sequence ATGAACAAGAATACACTCATTGGTTCCATCCTTATCGCGGTCATCGTGATTTGGTGGATGGCTGTCAATAATGCAAATGCCGAGGCGCAGGCTGCAGCCCGTGCCGCACAGGCTAAGGCTAAAACCGAAAAGCAGGTCGCCGCGGATTCCGCAAAGTCGCTCGTGATTCCGAGTAAGACGCCTGAAATCAAGGCTGCTCCGGTCTTGGGCGGTACAGACGAAAGACGAGAGACGAAAGACGAGAGTGTAGACTCTGCAAAGGTCGCCCCGAAGGCTGAAATTGCTGAACGCTCCGTGACGGTCGAAACCGACAAGTTCATCATGACCCTCACCAACAAGGGTGCCAAGGTCAAGAGCATCATCGTGAAGGCTCTCCCGGATTCTACCGGCAAGTTCCCGGAACTCATCCAGGATACGACGCTCGGCGCATTCGACTTGAAGCTCGACAACGCAGACTTGAGCGAAGCGATGTTCGAACTCGGCAATACGCCTGCAAAGATTGTCGTGAACGACAGCGCAAAGGTCCAGTTCGCATTCCAGGACGCAAACGGCAACCAGGTCATCCGTTCTTATGGCTTCACCAAGGAAGGTCCGGCAGTCCGTCAAGAAAACAAGTTTATCGGTTTCCAACCGACAGCTTACGAGCTCGCATGGAAGGGCGGCCTCAAGGAAACGGAAGATATTCCGAAGTCCAAGGGCATCATGGGCATCGGCGGTGGTGGCACCTACTACTTCAGCGAAGTCGTCTTCAATGACCGCTATTCTGTGGAACGCGAAATGCCGCGCGAACAGGCTTCTTTCAATGCTACAGAAGGCAAGATCGTTTGGGCAGGGCTGCGTCGCAAGTACGTGGCCATGACGGTCCAGTTCGACGAAGCTGTTCCGGCAGTGCTCAAGACAAAGCCGATGAAGGTCGAAGATAGCGAAGTTGATCCGGGCACGTACAAGCTTACGATTGCCGACGATTTCCGTGGCGCTCAGTCCCTCAGCTACGATTTGATGATTCTCCCGCTCAAGTGGGATGAACTCTCCGCTCTCAACAAGGACTACGAAAAGATTATCGTGAGTGGCTGGAGCTGGTGCGGTGCAGACGTCTGGTTCGTCTGGATTTGCAAGATGCTCCTCAAGCTCTTGAACCTCTTCTACAGCATCATTCCGAACTACGGTGTTGCCATTATCCTCGTGACGCTTATCGTTCGCGGTGTTACGACTCCGTTCACCGTGAAGCAGATCAAGTCCACGCGTGGCATGGCCGCTCTCAAGCCGCAGCTCGACGAAATCAATGTGAAGTACCGTACCGACCCGCAGAAGAAGCAGGCTGCTATGATGGAACTTTACAGCAAGAACAACATCAACCCGCTCGCAAGCTGCACGGGTGGCTGCCTCCCGATGCTCATCCAGATGCCGATTTTCATGGGCCTCTTCTTTGTGCTTGGCCGTGCAATCGAACTCCGTGGCGCACCGGCATTCCTCTGGATTTCTGACCTCAGCCGCAGTGACGTTGTCTGGAACGGTATCAGCATTCCTATCATCATGCCGTCTGGCCTTGCCATCCTCCCGTGGCTCATGGTTGCAACGACTTACTTCCAGACCAAGGTGACGATGGGTGCTAACGCTGGCATGGATCCTGCGCAGCAGAAGATGATGGTGTGGATGATGCCTGCCATGATGCTCTTGTTCAGCGCCGTGATGCCGTCTGGTCTCGTGCTCTACTGGATTATCGGTAACATCTGGAGCATTGCTCAGTACAAGTATATCTACAGCAAGTTCCCGCCGGTTAACGGCAACAAGCCCGCCGCTTCTTCCAAGCTCAAGGGCAAGAACGTCAAGGACGCTGAAATCGTGAAGTAA